The sequence GGGAACTCTAAATGTCTGTAACACCTTATCACCAACAGGGACTCCTAATGCCTTAAGCAATACGAATAGTGCTATTGAATTTACAAAAACAACATGCGACTTACCACTAATCACCTGCACTAACCCATTACTCCAAGTAACTACGCTTTCATGATCATACTCCCTGATCCTAGACGGCTTAAATCCTAACTCAATTAAATCATTAATAATATCATCGAGATCATTAGGATCACCACTAAATGCAACTCTACCTTCATAACCATTACCACTCCTGACATAGCTTAGTGATCCATCACCAAATAGATGACCGACTATTCGTGCAATCCTATAAATATTCCTATTATTATATTTAAGTGGTAGTAATCCAAGTCTCTTAAGTTTATTTATTATTTCATCAACCTTAGAGCCAGGTGGGGCTTCCCTCCTGATGTCATCTTCGGTTAGTATTACTCTATCATCATTAAGAGCATAAGCCTCAATGGGTTCCCTTGGATATATAACCACGTAATCGCCGGGCCTAACCTCCTTAAGCGGCAATACGCCCCTACCTGTGTATATTGGATGATCGCCACTTGCTATTATTCTTCTGCCATAAAGTGTCTTTAATTCGTAAACACCATCTTCTCTAAATTCCTCAGGCTCTATGTGGAAAAAATCCACGAGATTCGTTGGTTCGACTGATTTAGAATCCTTATTGAAGTGAATTATCGTTACTTCATGCCATCTATCGATCAGGTTCACTATCTTAGTGGCCACCCTAGGCGTTAAATTAATTAATGTGTCTGGGGTTACGCACTTCCTTACGGCTGCGTTTGGTTTCCTTGCTTCCACACCGACTTTCTCTAGGACTATTCCCCTTGCCATTGGTGCTCCTTCCAGTGGATCGAATTTCTTGGCTATGCCGAGTGCCCTCCTCTTGTAGTATGTATCGCTCCACCTAAACTTCTTCCTTCTTTCCTCTAATCCTCTTGCGGCGAACATGCCAAGTGGTGATTTTTTACCGGGCATTGTTCTCACGTTGATTTTAGTGCTTATTTACTTTTTCCTCACATTACTGGCTTTGTTCTGGTGATACTATTTTTATTCTCTCTATGTCGAAGTATCGCTTGGCGAGTAATTTGGCCCTGTTTATGTTTCTTCCTTGTTTGCCTATGGCCACTGCCTTGTCCTCATTGTGAACAGTGGCTATGGCTATGTTTCCGTTGTTTGGTAGCTTGGTTATTTTCACTGAAATTACCCTTGCTGGATATAGACTGTTCTTGATTAGCTCCTCCGGTGTTTCTCCATATTCAACTACCTCAATATCCTTACCCGTCAATTCCTTTAGTTTCCTAATATTGATGCCGTTCTTGCCTACAGCCAGCGGCGCAAAGTTCTTATCAACGATGAATACTATTCTATTGTATTGACTATCAATTACCGTATCCCTTGGTGTTATTCCAGTTATTTTTTCAAATAATGCCACGTATCTAATTTCCTCTTCTGTTAATCTAATGCTTGGCATTATGATCACCCACTACGTTGCGTTGCTAGGGTTAATATATTGCTTTCCCCTGGGTCTACTATTGCTATGGTTGAAATTTTGAATGGTTTCCTAACCGCAGCGCCTAGGTCCCAGCTTGATCCTTGGAATACGTATATTGGTACATTCGACATCTTTGCATAATACTGCACCGTACTCACTAACTCAGCAGGTGCATTTGAGGAAAGTATTACTAGTTTTGCTGAACCATCAACTATAGCCTTAAGTGACTCCTTATAACCAAGCATCACCTTACCTGTATTCAACGCGACCTGAAGTTCTCGTGAAATATCAATCATTCAAGTCAGCCCTGAAAAAACCCTATTTAAACCTAATGCCAATAGCACGCTCGGGTATTATTTTATTCGAATTCCATTAGTAACTGAACAATACCCGTACCAATAGGGATGTACTTACCGGCAAGCACACTCTCAACAACACCCCTGAAATTCTCAAACTCGCCCCTAATCGACGCCTCAACCAAGTTCTTGACAGTAACCTCGAAGGCTGCCCTGGCCAGTGGGCTTTCCTTCTCACCAACAACACCGTGTCTACCTACCTGCCTAACCTTACCTGTCCAGGTCATTACGTCTGAAACGAGCATTAAATGCCTTAAATCCGTATCTAGACCTTGTTGGTCAAGAACCTTCTTTAGTTCCCTCATTATTACAGTCCTTGCGGCCTCTACACCCAATACCTCAGCAACCTCATGGATATCATTGGATATCGTCCTCCTATAGTCAACACCATCTATTGTTAAGACTGCCTCGAGGTTAGTACCCTCAGTCTCTATTATCCACTCACCATCCCTCTCGCTATACCTAACCAGTGACTTCTTCACATTCTTAATCCCAGCAAGTCTCGTCTGCATTATCTTATCCCTAACCCTCCTGAGCTTTATTATGTCTGCCTCCTCAAGCGTGACCCTTATTACATTATCCTCGATCTCCACCCGTGCGCCCTTACCCTTAATTCTCTCGACGACCTTCCTAACATCCTCCATGCTTAAACCCCTTTGATTAAGTTCATTCTTATCAATCTCAATGATTATTTGGGAATTTATGTAATCAATCTCAACACTCTTTGTCACATTCTCTATGGTGGTTAACTGCACCTTATAGGCAACCTCCTGGGCTTTATTTGGATCCTTCCTGTGTTCTTCATCTAGGTATATCATCATCATTGGTACTGAGGGTTTTCTCCTGGCATCAACAAGCTCAATCATTCTTGGCAGACCAAGTGCCATTGAGAATTCCCTAAGGCCTGCGAAATGGAATGACCTAAGGATCATTTGCGTGCTTGGTTCACCAACGGACTGCGCCGTAACAATGCCTATTGCCTCACCTGGATCAATAAGCATCTTATAGTACTCATTCACAAGGATCCTGACGAGACTTGCCAGTTGCTCCCTTGTTACCTCCATGTTTGTTAATCTATTTCTTAAATCATCAATGATCCTTGGAGGCAATATCTTGGCTAATTGAACCAATACATTGTTTAACTCCTCCTGAGACACCATACTCTTGGTCTCTGCCATACCTCGTCACCTACTCAGACCAGCCCTTCTAAATATTTCGTCAAGGTTGAGCCTACCATGATCGCTCTTACTAACATCAATGCCATCCTCAGCATACTTAGTCTGTATAATGGAGCCCGAGGCATTCCTAACGGTGCCATCATAAGCAACGTAAATATCCTGCAACGCATTAATGAGCCTCCTCTGCATGTAACCACTCTGTGCTGTCCTAACCGCAGTATCCACTAGGCCATCCCTACCGCCAGCAGCATGGAAGAAGAACTCCAATGGCGTCAATCCAACCTTGAAGTTATTCCTAACGAACCCCTTTGCTGTTGGACCTAGATCACCAGACTCGAAGTGCGCTGTAGTCCTTCCAGCAAACCCCCTCTTGAAACGCTCACCCCTTATTGTCTGTTGCCCAAGCATCGCAACCATCTGCGTTATATTGACGATACTGCCCCTGGCGCCTGTCTTAGCCATTATGTAGGCCTCACCATCCTTATTAATGTACTTCTCAGCGACGCGAGCGGCAGCCTCCCTGACACGGCTAAGCTCTATTGTTACATTGTTCTCCAGGGTCTCTTCAACGGTTAAACCGGGCTCAGCCTCAAGTTTACCCTCCTTAAACTTCTGGATGTACTCAAGGACCTTCCTCTCACTATCTTCATAAAGCTTATCAAGCTCCCTATAGCTTTCCAGAGGCATCTCTAACGAATCTATTCCCATGCTAAATCCCCTAAGATCTAGGAACCTAACTAACGACCTTAGTATTGAATCGACCCATTTCCTGGCATAGCTATTGCCGTATCTCTTAACCACAACATGCCAAAGCGAGTCTACTTGCTCAGCTCCAATCGACTTTTTGTCAAGTACCCCCGTGGCCATGTAACCATTAACAATGATTATATACTCATCTGTATAACAATTGTATGGATCCTTACAACTCTCCTTGATTGCCGTTGATTGAATCCAGTTTAGGTCCTTTGGCAACAACATTGAGATCACTTGCTTACCGGTCCAAAGCTCCTTTGGATGCATTATGGCCGGTTCAACAATGTCGCTATCATAACCAGCAGCCGCCAGTAAATACGCGATGCCTTCCTTATTTATGAACGTATCCTTCTTAGTCAAGAGATAACCGCCCGTTATGTAGTCCTGCCTTGCACCTATTATTGGTCCGCCATACCTAGGCGTTATTATGTGATTCTGAACAAGCATTAATGTCTTAGCCTCAGCCCTAGCCTCCTCATTCTGGGGTACATGAAGGTTCATCTCATCCCCATCAAAGTCAGCATTATACGGCGGACAAACCGCCAGGTGAAGTCTAAAGGTCCTGCCAGGTAATACCCTAACCAAGTGCCCCATAATTGACATCCTATGCAGACTTGGTTGTCTATTGAATAGGATTATGTCGCCGTTTATTAGGTGCCTCTCAATGATGAAACCAGGCGCCAGTTTATTTGCTAATTCACGTCTATCCCTGAAGTACCTAAGGTCTACCCTTCTACCGTCTGGGTAAACCACGTAGTTAGCTCCAGGCCATACCTCTGGTCCATTAAGCACCAATTGCCTAGCTAAGTCAAGATTCCACTCGGTTACCGTCATGGGTACCGTGAGCATCTTAGCAACGTCTATCGGCACACCAACCTCGTTAATACTTAGGTTAGGGTCTGGGCTTATTACAGTCCTTGCCGAGAAGTCAACTCTCTTACCGGATAGACTTCCTCTAAACCTACCCTCCTTGCCCTTGAGCCTCTGAGCCAACGTTTTAAGCGGTCTTCCGCTCCTATGTTTAACTGGTGGTAGGTTCGGTAGTTCGTTATTGAAGTATGTAGCAATATGGTACTGGAGCAGGTCCCATAGTTGGTCAACGACACTACTCGGTGCACCAGACTCAATTGCTGTCCTCAACTTCTCATTAACCCTAACAATGTCTACAAGCTTGTGCGTAAGGTCGTCCTCGCTCCTCTGCCCAGTTTCCAACTGTATTGAAGGCCTGACCTGTGGCGGAGGCACGGGTAATACGGTAAGAACGGCCCACTCTGGCCTGGCAACCTTTGGATCCCAGCCCAACAACTCCAGGTCACTATCTGGTATCTTCTCGAGCCTCTCTCTGATCTTCATTGGATCGAGCCTCTCGAGAACACCATTCTCCTTCTCCTCATAGAATGTGTACGGCCTCTCAATTCTAACCCTATACTGCTTGGCACCGCAGTGCGGACATACGGTCCTCTCCATGGCCCTCTTCCTTATCCTCTCAATGAGCCTGTCGGCAAGTAATTTCCATCTAGCCCTCAATTTCTCTAGCCTCCTCCTATACTTCTCTATTTCATCATCTGTAAGTAGTATCCTACCGCACTCTCTGCACGTCGTTTTGAGTAAGTCATGCACATACTTCGAGTACTCCACGTGGATTACTGGCCTGGCTAATTCAATTCTGCCAAAATGCCCAGGGCACTTATCGGGTGGATTACCACAGGTCTCGCACCTGGCGCCTGGTTCAACAACACCAAGTCTTTTGTCCATTAATCCGCCAACCATGGGCCTACCTGCCTCATCGTATGTCTCCGACGTTGTTATCTCCATCACGGATAATGACCTGACAATGTCTGGTGATAGAACGGAGAACTTAATGGCCTTTATGGTCTTAAGTGGTATTTCCTCCTCCCTAATGGAGGTTTTCTCGGCTTGTGCCGCCATTATTCATCACCCCATTGATCAGCCATTAAATAAACCTTATCAAACCCTCCTCTCCTCAATTAAATCACCCAACTCAATCTTTGGGTATATGCCAAGGCTCATTAACTCCTGAAGCATTAGCTTAAAGGCATAGGGCACAACAACCCTTGCGATCCTACCCTTATCACCATGTATTGGGCATACAGGCTTACCCCTGTTAGAATCATACCAAGCAATCATGCCGCATTCCTCACAAATATACATAACATACCTGTCACTGGACTCAACAAGTCTCTCCCTAAGTAGGGCGGCTGCACCATGGGCTATCAGCACGTCCCTCTCCATCTCACCAAGCCTAAGACCGCCTTCCCTGGACCTACCCTCCGTTGGCTGCCTAGTCAATATCTGCACCGGGCCCCTAGCCCTCGCATGTATCTTGTCGGCAACCATGTGATGGAGCTTCTGATAATAAACAACACCGATGAATATGTCAGCCTCAAGCTTTCTACCCATCAACCCACTGTACATAATCTCCTTACCATCCCACCTAAAACCGGACCTAATTAAAAGATCCCTGAGTTCCTCCTCGGTTACGCCCTCAAACGGCGTCGCGTCAATCATTAACCCCCTCAATGCGGCAACCTTACCTGCCATTGACTCTAATAATTGGCCGACAGTCATCCTGCTGGGCAATGCATGTGGATTGACTATTACGTCTGGCGTTATCCCATCCTCGGTGAATGGCATGTCCTGCATCGGTATCATCATGCCCATCACGCCCTTCTGCCCATGCCTACTGGCAAACTTATCGCCAAGCTCTGGTATCCTCAACTCCCTGACCTTAACCTTAACGAGTTTATAACCCTCGTTAGTCTCCGTAATCACAACACTATCAACGATCCCCTTCTCACCACGCCTAACAGTTATTGAAGAATCCCTCCTTGCACTGGACACGACGGTTTCGGCGTAAACACCGTAGAACCTAGGTGGCGATGTCTTGCCTATTAGAACCTCACCACCTGACACAAACACCTCAGGTGATACTATACCGTCCTCATCTAAGTGGGCGTAGGCCTCAGGCCCCTTGTAGCCCCTGACCTCTGCGGATGGTATCTCTATCCTATCCTCCTCACCGCCTGGGTACCTCATCTGCTCTGTCTCGTATGTCCTAAAGAACACACTCCTGAACATTCCTCTTTCTATTGATGATTTATTTAGGATTACGGCATCCTCCATGTTATATCCCGTGTAGGTTAATAAGGCAACGATTGCGTTTTGCCCAGTTGGTCTCCTTAAATAACCATTGAGCTCCATACCTCTGGTTATCACCAATGGCCTTTCAGGATAAATCAGAAGATGCCCTCTACTATCCATCCTGAACCTATAGTTAGCCGCCGGGAATCCAAGGCTTTGCTTTGCCATTGCAGCTTCATAGATGTTCCTTGGCGATTGGTTGTGCTCTGCGTATGGTATTATTGAGGCAACTGCACCAAGCATGACTGATGGAACGATTTCCATGTGCGTGTACTTACTCATGTCCTCCTCAGGGTTTATAGCAACAAGGGCATTCTCCTCCTCCTCACCATCTAGGAACTCTATTATTCCATTACTAATTAAGTCACTCCAGGACCACTCACCCTTCACTAACTTCTCAATATGTTCCGGCTTTAGCCTTAGTTTTCCATTATCAATAATCAATAACGGCCTTCTAAGCCTACCTCCATCACAATTAACCCTAACCTCGTCCAAATGCTCACTCCTTATTCTTGCAATGTTTATCTCATGACTTATTTGACCCCTTCTCCTCATTTCCCTTATTATACTCACTAACTTATCGGGTTCTCCATGAATCCCAATCAACCTACCATTAAGGTAAACCTCAGAACCCTTGGTACCCTCCTTCCTTGCCTTCAGTATTGGAACAACGCCTAAATCATACAGCATCTTCTCCACTTCCTCCTCATTAACACCAACCGTTATTGTGGAGAGCAGTGCCAGGTTCTTTACTAAACCACAGTTCTGTCCCTCCGG is a genomic window of Vulcanisaeta souniana JCM 11219 containing:
- a CDS encoding intein-containing 30S ribosomal protein S12; translated protein: MPGKKSPLGMFAARGLEERRKKFRWSDTYYKRRALGIAKKFDPLEGAPMARGIVLEKVGVEARKPNAAVRKCVTPDTLINLTPRVATKIVNLIDRWHEVTIIHFNKDSKSVEPTNLVDFFHIEPEEFREDGVYELKTLYGRRIIASGDHPIYTGRGVLPLKEVRPGDYVVIYPREPIEAYALNDDRVILTEDDIRREAPPGSKVDEIINKLKRLGLLPLKYNNRNIYRIARIVGHLFGDGSLSYVRSGNGYEGRVAFSGDPNDLDDIINDLIELGFKPSRIREYDHESVVTWSNGLVQVISGKSHVVFVNSIALFVLLKALGVPVGDKVLQTFRVPKWVTEAPLDVKAEFLAAYFGSELEKPRVEDNGRTFQPPSLVMHKAEGLLNDGIAFLNDIKTLLNEFGVETTPITVSEGVIRKDSVKTVRLRFSILSRTENLLRFFGRIGYTYNRERDSLAVLAYEYLRRKVMLWQHYTEAYELTRRLMVRGYNDTNIIKAIKSAGYRVNRATVYRWLRGIKNVKYIGRTARIPPFNAWVIENTLGLGDSGLVWDIVTEVKPIEWNDKLWDITTESPYHNFIANGLVTGNCVRVQITKNGKVVTAFVPWDGGLNIINEHDEVIIERIGGPEGRAYGDLPGVRFRVIMVNGVSLKAVLQGKKQKPVR
- a CDS encoding NusA-like transcription termination signal-binding factor, which translates into the protein MPSIRLTEEEIRYVALFEKITGITPRDTVIDSQYNRIVFIVDKNFAPLAVGKNGINIRKLKELTGKDIEVVEYGETPEELIKNSLYPARVISVKITKLPNNGNIAIATVHNEDKAVAIGKQGRNINRAKLLAKRYFDIERIKIVSPEQSQ
- a CDS encoding 50S ribosomal protein L30e, with translation MIDISRELQVALNTGKVMLGYKESLKAIVDGSAKLVILSSNAPAELVSTVQYYAKMSNVPIYVFQGSSWDLGAAVRKPFKISTIAIVDPGESNILTLATQRSG
- the rpoA2 gene encoding DNA-directed RNA polymerase subunit A'', which codes for MVSQEELNNVLVQLAKILPPRIIDDLRNRLTNMEVTREQLASLVRILVNEYYKMLIDPGEAIGIVTAQSVGEPSTQMILRSFHFAGLREFSMALGLPRMIELVDARRKPSVPMMMIYLDEEHRKDPNKAQEVAYKVQLTTIENVTKSVEIDYINSQIIIEIDKNELNQRGLSMEDVRKVVERIKGKGARVEIEDNVIRVTLEEADIIKLRRVRDKIMQTRLAGIKNVKKSLVRYSERDGEWIIETEGTNLEAVLTIDGVDYRRTISNDIHEVAEVLGVEAARTVIMRELKKVLDQQGLDTDLRHLMLVSDVMTWTGKVRQVGRHGVVGEKESPLARAAFEVTVKNLVEASIRGEFENFRGVVESVLAGKYIPIGTGIVQLLMEFE
- the rpoA1 gene encoding DNA-directed RNA polymerase subunit A', giving the protein MAAQAEKTSIREEEIPLKTIKAIKFSVLSPDIVRSLSVMEITTSETYDEAGRPMVGGLMDKRLGVVEPGARCETCGNPPDKCPGHFGRIELARPVIHVEYSKYVHDLLKTTCRECGRILLTDDEIEKYRRRLEKLRARWKLLADRLIERIRKRAMERTVCPHCGAKQYRVRIERPYTFYEEKENGVLERLDPMKIRERLEKIPDSDLELLGWDPKVARPEWAVLTVLPVPPPQVRPSIQLETGQRSEDDLTHKLVDIVRVNEKLRTAIESGAPSSVVDQLWDLLQYHIATYFNNELPNLPPVKHRSGRPLKTLAQRLKGKEGRFRGSLSGKRVDFSARTVISPDPNLSINEVGVPIDVAKMLTVPMTVTEWNLDLARQLVLNGPEVWPGANYVVYPDGRRVDLRYFRDRRELANKLAPGFIIERHLINGDIILFNRQPSLHRMSIMGHLVRVLPGRTFRLHLAVCPPYNADFDGDEMNLHVPQNEEARAEAKTLMLVQNHIITPRYGGPIIGARQDYITGGYLLTKKDTFINKEGIAYLLAAAGYDSDIVEPAIMHPKELWTGKQVISMLLPKDLNWIQSTAIKESCKDPYNCYTDEYIIIVNGYMATGVLDKKSIGAEQVDSLWHVVVKRYGNSYARKWVDSILRSLVRFLDLRGFSMGIDSLEMPLESYRELDKLYEDSERKVLEYIQKFKEGKLEAEPGLTVEETLENNVTIELSRVREAAARVAEKYINKDGEAYIMAKTGARGSIVNITQMVAMLGQQTIRGERFKRGFAGRTTAHFESGDLGPTAKGFVRNNFKVGLTPLEFFFHAAGGRDGLVDTAVRTAQSGYMQRRLINALQDIYVAYDGTVRNASGSIIQTKYAEDGIDVSKSDHGRLNLDEIFRRAGLSR
- a CDS encoding DNA-directed RNA polymerase subunit B, whose amino-acid sequence is MGVDNPNTERNRALDSAPIPVLRSRRLRGVFPSTDERWALVDAFIREGGLVKHQLDSFNDFVEKKLQEIVSENSIIETEVKGLYIKLERIEVGRPRVREADASEHVLYPMEARLRNLTYAAPLYLTMSLYVNDEEVDRQKVYIGDLPIMVRSKYCNLHGLKRQELISKLEDPDDPGGYFIINGSERVIVSQEDLAPDKPFYDKGDKASITHVAKVISIGAGYKTTVTVERHKDGIIYVIFPAIATRIPFPIVMRALGLETDEDIVLAVSDDPDIQNELLPSLQFSMQLANTVDDALDFIGSKVAIGQPRDVRIERARQVLDRYFLPHLGTTEEVRVKKALMIGQMVKGVIEMYLGRRQPDDKDHVGNKRVRLVGDLIAQLFRTVFRQVMQDVRQQLERHYSRGKIPSLVTLVRADIITERIRHALATGNWIGGRTGVSQMLDRTNILSTLSHLRRVVSNLSRTQPHFEARDLHPTQWGRLCAIETPEGQNCGLVKNLALLSTITVGVNEEEVEKMLYDLGVVPILKARKEGTKGSEVYLNGRLIGIHGEPDKLVSIIREMRRRGQISHEINIARIRSEHLDEVRVNCDGGRLRRPLLIIDNGKLRLKPEHIEKLVKGEWSWSDLISNGIIEFLDGEEEENALVAINPEEDMSKYTHMEIVPSVMLGAVASIIPYAEHNQSPRNIYEAAMAKQSLGFPAANYRFRMDSRGHLLIYPERPLVITRGMELNGYLRRPTGQNAIVALLTYTGYNMEDAVILNKSSIERGMFRSVFFRTYETEQMRYPGGEEDRIEIPSAEVRGYKGPEAYAHLDEDGIVSPEVFVSGGEVLIGKTSPPRFYGVYAETVVSSARRDSSITVRRGEKGIVDSVVITETNEGYKLVKVKVRELRIPELGDKFASRHGQKGVMGMMIPMQDMPFTEDGITPDVIVNPHALPSRMTVGQLLESMAGKVAALRGLMIDATPFEGVTEEELRDLLIRSGFRWDGKEIMYSGLMGRKLEADIFIGVVYYQKLHHMVADKIHARARGPVQILTRQPTEGRSREGGLRLGEMERDVLIAHGAAALLRERLVESSDRYVMYICEECGMIAWYDSNRGKPVCPIHGDKGRIARVVVPYAFKLMLQELMSLGIYPKIELGDLIEERRV